A window from Calditrichota bacterium encodes these proteins:
- a CDS encoding outer membrane lipoprotein-sorting protein — protein MRLKKMQMAILAVLMLVPGLGFSQTKLTGLQIMEKVYNRPSPKEMEADLTMVLISSSGNQRIREIHQYIKDFGKVEKKIMFFVKPADVRNTSFMNWSYDDPNKEDDQWIYLPALKKVKRISSDSKSDYFMGSDFTYDDLGDRKPTDDIHKILREEKLNGEDCYVIESHPKNKDYMYSKTITWVIKDKWIGLQKKFWDEDGEYLKILHIKKYDNIKGYWIIENVQMDNVQSNHKTIMKLSNIKINSGIKNNMFTERMMKRGL, from the coding sequence ATGAGACTAAAAAAAATGCAAATGGCCATTTTGGCTGTGTTGATGCTGGTGCCGGGACTGGGATTCTCCCAGACAAAATTAACCGGGCTGCAAATTATGGAAAAGGTCTACAACCGGCCGTCTCCCAAAGAGATGGAAGCCGATTTGACCATGGTGCTGATTAGCTCCAGCGGCAATCAGCGCATTCGCGAAATCCACCAGTACATCAAGGATTTCGGAAAGGTAGAAAAGAAAATTATGTTTTTCGTTAAGCCAGCCGACGTGCGTAACACGTCTTTCATGAACTGGAGTTACGACGACCCGAACAAAGAGGATGACCAGTGGATTTATCTGCCGGCTTTGAAAAAGGTGAAGCGGATTTCCAGTGATAGCAAAAGTGATTATTTTATGGGCTCCGATTTTACGTACGATGATCTGGGCGACCGCAAACCCACGGATGACATCCACAAGATTTTAAGAGAAGAAAAGCTCAATGGAGAAGATTGCTACGTCATCGAAAGCCATCCCAAAAATAAAGATTATATGTATTCCAAAACCATTACCTGGGTGATTAAGGACAAATGGATTGGGCTGCAGAAAAAGTTCTGGGATGAAGACGGAGAGTATCTGAAAATCCTGCACATTAAAAAATATGACAACATCAAGGGGTATTGGATTATTGAAAACGTACAAATGGACAACGTGCAATCCAATCACAAAACCATTATGAAATTAAGCAACATCAAGATTAACAGTGGAATTAAAAACAATATGTTCACCGAACGGATGATGAAGCGAGGGTTATAA